The genomic DNA ATCAGACTCTGATTTAGTAATAGTATTTTTTTGTTCACTTATTATATTGCTTAATAAAGTATTTATATTAGTTGCTCTTTTTTCGTTTTCAAGTTCTAAATCTCTTTTTAGAATTTCTATATCATTTTTGTCTACACCTTCTATTTTTACATTACTTTTTCTAGTGAAAAAAATAATCATGAAGATTGATATCAATATTATTACAATTGATAATAAAACTATAATTACAGTTTGCATAATTTAACCTTTCACCTTTTTTATACTTTTTAATTACTTTTATTTTATAACCCGCTATTATTAAAAAAAATATAGTTAATTTTATAAATCATATTTGTTTAATATTTTACATATATTACTTATATAATGATTTCTTAATAATTTTTTATTATCTTCATAAGATAACTCATTTGGAAAAGAAGAATTGCCACCAACAATTACATCCGCTAAAATTTTACTTCTAGCAAAAAAATAATCATTTTTAATCTCAAATAAACTATCAAAATTTTCAGGTACATTTAATTGATTTCAAACTTTTATTACATCTTTATCTATTAATTTTCTTTTATAAGGATATATTCAAGAGTTTTTTAGTAAAATATAACCATTTTTAGTTTTTTTAACATAAGCTGTTTTATTTTCTTTAAACTTTTTATATAAAATTTTTCCTTCTTGTATATATTTTGCATTAGGAAATACAGATAAGCTATAGTTATATGGCAGTTGATTAATCTTTCTTTTAGAATATTCATTAATTTTTTCGATGTTATTATGAATATATGTGATTTTTAAATCATCTTCCGATTTAGTAATCTTTAAAAACTTTAAAATATCAAATTCAGAAAAATCTAATCCATTATATTTGTAGACAAGATTGTAAGATGTATCATTTATATCAAAAATACTTAAATTATCCCCATTAACTTCATAAATCTCATATCATCATCTACTATTTTTATCAAATATTAAAACAAAATCCTTATTGGTTTCTGATAATATTTCAAAACATTTTAAATCTCAAACTATGTAATTAGATAAACTATTTTTATACAGAACATCTTTTTGCTGTTTTAATTTTTTTAATAACTCATTGTAACTTAATTCATCAAAATCAAATGTTAAACCTGAAAATTTAGTACAGTTGTTATCAACTAATTCAACTAACTGTGTTTCAGTGATTAAATTGCAAAATCTATTTAATCAGTAATCTTTTATTTCTATATTTGTAGCTATATCAATGACTTTTAATTTCTTATCATTGAACTTTCTTAAACCTCTCCCTAATTGTTGCAAATATATTGTTTTAGATTGAGTTGGTCTCAAAAAAATAACACTATCAATTTCAGGTATATCAATTCCCTCATTTAAAATATCAACCACACAAAGAAAATTTAATTTTTTGTTAATAAATTTATCTAATTTTTCAGATCTATTTATATCATCTGACACTAAGTAATCTGAATTATAGCCGTTGTTAATTAAAATTTCATTAATTCTTTTTGCATGTTCTATATTTATACAAAATATTATAGTTGTAAAACAATATTCTAAATATTTTCTAATTGCATCTAAAACTAAACTATTTCTTTTTAAATTATCTGCTTTCAAAAGCAACTTAACTTCACTGTTTAAATCATCTCTTGTAAGTTTTATTTCACTTTTATCATGCATTAAATAATAATTTATTTCACAAACTAGTTTTTTTTCAATTGCTTCATGTAATTCCATATGATACAAAACATTATCAAATATATTTGTTATACTTTCTAAACCTTGTCTTCTTTCAGGTGTTGCTGTTAAAGCAATATTATTTGTCGGATTAAAATACTTAAAAATATAATCAAAAATATTTGTTTCAGATTCATTATCAAAATGATGAGCCTCATCATAAAAAATAATATCAAACTGATTTTTATTAAATTTATTTTTATCAATTAGATTTTTTAATAATTTATTAGTAACAAAAACAGATTTATTTTTTATACTTTCAAAATCAATAATTTTTTGATTATTTGTATCAATTAATACTGGTTCAAAACCTTTTACAATTTGTTTGAATCTATTAAAAGCATTATTTAAAATTTCTGTTCTGTGTGTTGTGAATAATAATTTTGGTTTATCAATTACATCTTGTAAATGCAAAAACATAAAAGCTGCAACAATAGTTTTTCCAGTTCCTGTTGGTAAAATTACACTATGATTTTTATACTCAAAAAGATCTTCTTTATACTTTTCAATTATTTCTTGTTGATAATCTTTTAATATAAAACCACTATTATCATTTTCTTTATCTCTAAAAGGATTAAAATAGTTATTTTCCATCTTAATTCAATCTTCCTTTGATAACTCTTTAAAATTAACTAATTTATAATTACCTTGTTCATTTCACATATATTCAATCTCATTTAATAAGTTTTGTTTGCTTTCATTAGATTGTAACGAAGAAATTTCTTTGCCATATAATCCTCTATATGTAAAATTTGCACTTCCTAAAATGATATCAAAATCATTTTCATACATAAAACCATAAATTTTTTTATGTAAAGGTTTCTCTCCTCTTTTAACAATTTGTACTTTAATTTCAATATTTCTTTTATACTTTTTGCTTATATAAAAAAGATCATCATAATTAAATGACTCTCCACTTTCAGTAAATGTTGAAGTTATAATTTTTAATTTTCCATTTCTACCAAAAAAATCTTCAAGTTCCTTATCAAATTCATAAAATGCTTCCTTGGTTATAAAAGGACTTATTATATAAAAAGTATTTGTTTTATTTATAAAGCTTTTAATAGCTTCTACTAAACTTGTAGAACTTAAATCAGAATAATGCATAATATATCCTTCCCTTTTTAATCATTAAGTTTATCTTTAATATACTTTGATAAATTTTCATCTATACAATAAATATAACATCCTTTGATCGCTCTTGTTAACAAAACGTTGTATGTATTTCTAACTATAAAATCTCCTATTTCAGAAGAAACTTTTGAATCAAGCTTTTTTAAACCTTTTATTGATTTGTCAGTAGATGCTCTTTTTGTTCAATCTGTTTCTATTTTATTATTTTTCACAATCAAATCTGGACCTATAATAACTCCAACATAATCAATTTCTAATCCTTGAGAGGTATGAATACAACCAATTTGTTCAATAGAGTTTTTTTCAAGCATAAAATACTTATCATTTTGTAAATTTCATTGCCTTTTAAAATTACCTATCACAATATCATACAGTTTTTTATCTTTTTTTGACACTCAATTTCAACAATAACCTGCCAATACCCTTGCTGAGCAACATTTAGATTTTTTAACAATTGCTTCATACATATCTTGTGGGTTATCAAAAACTTTAAAATCAAAAGCGTTTCTAAATGACATATCACATTTTAATCCATCATATAAAATATTATCTATAAATTGAATATAGTCATCTGCACCACTAGATCTAAACTGAGAAGTAAGTTCTTCAAATTCTAATATATTTTCATCTAAAATTCCTTCTAATTTAGCTTGTCTTTTAATTTCTTTAATTGTTCCAATATCACTATTAGTAACAAGTTGTTTTTCATCTATAAAAAAAACCGAAACTCTAGATTCACAAATTATTTCTCTAATTTGATTATTGTAGCCTTTCCCAATAGGAGTATATTGACTTCTTTCAATTAGCCTATGCGATTCATCAACTATTGTTAAATCATAATGATTTTTAAGCAAATCAGAAAATATAGAAGAGCCTTTAAACAAATTATCTAATCTAACTTTTGTAAATTTTTTATCCTCATTTTTATCTAAAATTAGTTTTTTAAACGCTTCTCTTACAGAAGCATTTTTAGAACAATATATTGCATTTTGTTCTTTTTGAATACAACTAGATAATACTTTTAAAGCTATTAGTGTTTTACCAGTACCCGGTCCTCCAGGCACTATTAAAACTCTTTTTTTATTATCTTTTTTTGATTTAACAGATAAAGAAACTATTTTTTCATATACAACTTTTTGATCATCTAATAAGTAAAAATCACTATTATTATCAATAATTTCACGCATACTATCTTGAATTGATTTACCTGGCCTTATTTGACCATTATCTATCTCATCTATAAGTTGAGCATTATCACCACTTATTAAATTTTCTTTAATATAATCTCTTAATTTCTTAAGATCTTTTTTAAAGAATAAAGGTGCATCATATAAATAATCATTATATTGACTATCAATTATATCAGGATGCTTATCAACATCATAATTATGCAAAAAAGCACATGTTAAAACTTCTATATTTTTATTACTATAAACCACTTCTGAAAAGTCATTCAAAAATCTTCCATACGCAAAAGCTTGATAAGATGGGTGACTAACTTCTCTTCTTCTTCCTCCGACATAAGTGTCAACAATCATATCACTACCTATAACTTTTATACACTCTTGTCATTGTTTCAATTCAATTATTATAATTCTTCTTTTTTCATCATTTAATCCTGACAAAATAATATCAATTCTCTTACTACTTCTTGGCAAATTATATTCTATTGCTACTCCAATATTTTTACTAATATCGTTATCTGAAAAAACTATTCTCATTTCTCTTAAGGAATTATTTCAACTATTTTCTTCATTAATATTTACTTTTTTATTCATTTTAAATTTAAGTTCTTCTTTAATTTTTTCAATTAAAATACCATTATCTACATCTTCATTAAATCCATCAACGTTATTTCTATAAATTATCATAAATACCTCTTTTACAAATTATTAT from Spiroplasma tabanidicola includes the following:
- a CDS encoding DEAD/DEAH box helicase family protein; translated protein: MHYSDLSSTSLVEAIKSFINKTNTFYIISPFITKEAFYEFDKELEDFFGRNGKLKIITSTFTESGESFNYDDLFYISKKYKRNIEIKVQIVKRGEKPLHKKIYGFMYENDFDIILGSANFTYRGLYGKEISSLQSNESKQNLLNEIEYMWNEQGNYKLVNFKELSKEDWIKMENNYFNPFRDKENDNSGFILKDYQQEIIEKYKEDLFEYKNHSVILPTGTGKTIVAAFMFLHLQDVIDKPKLLFTTHRTEILNNAFNRFKQIVKGFEPVLIDTNNQKIIDFESIKNKSVFVTNKLLKNLIDKNKFNKNQFDIIFYDEAHHFDNESETNIFDYIFKYFNPTNNIALTATPERRQGLESITNIFDNVLYHMELHEAIEKKLVCEINYYLMHDKSEIKLTRDDLNSEVKLLLKADNLKRNSLVLDAIRKYLEYCFTTIIFCINIEHAKRINEILINNGYNSDYLVSDDINRSEKLDKFINKKLNFLCVVDILNEGIDIPEIDSVIFLRPTQSKTIYLQQLGRGLRKFNDKKLKVIDIATNIEIKDYWLNRFCNLITETQLVELVDNNCTKFSGLTFDFDELSYNELLKKLKQQKDVLYKNSLSNYIVWDLKCFEILSETNKDFVLIFDKNSRWWYEIYEVNGDNLSIFDINDTSYNLVYKYNGLDFSEFDILKFLKITKSEDDLKITYIHNNIEKINEYSKRKINQLPYNYSLSVFPNAKYIQEGKILYKKFKENKTAYVKKTKNGYILLKNSWIYPYKRKLIDKDVIKVWNQLNVPENFDSLFEIKNDYFFARSKILADVIVGGNSSFPNELSYEDNKKLLRNHYISNICKILNKYDL
- a CDS encoding DUF2075 domain-containing protein, producing MIIYRNNVDGFNEDVDNGILIEKIKEELKFKMNKKVNINEENSWNNSLREMRIVFSDNDISKNIGVAIEYNLPRSSKRIDIILSGLNDEKRRIIIIELKQWQECIKVIGSDMIVDTYVGGRRREVSHPSYQAFAYGRFLNDFSEVVYSNKNIEVLTCAFLHNYDVDKHPDIIDSQYNDYLYDAPLFFKKDLKKLRDYIKENLISGDNAQLIDEIDNGQIRPGKSIQDSMREIIDNNSDFYLLDDQKVVYEKIVSLSVKSKKDNKKRVLIVPGGPGTGKTLIALKVLSSCIQKEQNAIYCSKNASVREAFKKLILDKNEDKKFTKVRLDNLFKGSSIFSDLLKNHYDLTIVDESHRLIERSQYTPIGKGYNNQIREIICESRVSVFFIDEKQLVTNSDIGTIKEIKRQAKLEGILDENILEFEELTSQFRSSGADDYIQFIDNILYDGLKCDMSFRNAFDFKVFDNPQDMYEAIVKKSKCCSARVLAGYCWNWVSKKDKKLYDIVIGNFKRQWNLQNDKYFMLEKNSIEQIGCIHTSQGLEIDYVGVIIGPDLIVKNNKIETDWTKRASTDKSIKGLKKLDSKVSSEIGDFIVRNTYNVLLTRAIKGCYIYCIDENLSKYIKDKLND